From Enoplosus armatus isolate fEnoArm2 chromosome 23, fEnoArm2.hap1, whole genome shotgun sequence, a single genomic window includes:
- the LOC139305840 gene encoding uncharacterized protein isoform X3, translating to MLKGVMQKVNPFKTSTQVPKSDPQNDSADPPETGKELQGKQNPGMIAGMMQKVNPFKSSQPKDTRPLHSDLSSSSGSLADNNNLPEKQSPGTFRGMMQKVNPFRSYTQIPDEECQTDSAVSITASSFNTQENKAIHSEHSTSSESLDDSTIERHSIWYTDADPSCEVKSQPTQAPKKRTMTFRIKRILPGALFGSGTKDSSDALPQETVEVQTLEMAEVPVPSEGTVLDPLDDEEGLLAWWKTVEGWDEWNEANQNDEAEEVVEQAADRVFMAARLFVRFFNQRGASLQQRILELLDLADSADIFHKKTVTASVGGGVASVAGSITTITGLILAPFTAGTSLIVTAVGIGVATAGGVASASANITDTVHSKTDRKKVEKMIQDYQEEMKDIKECLEFLQEGMETLEEWNFEKYAESISKKHLNQNVKHVMKEGGRAGKALMINTESLISTVQVLSVAGGAAKAAQVMSVTTGVMSGLFLALDVFFLAKDSMELKKGAKTEFAAKIRDVCKDLQDGLLELNSVKEQLQKTMDGIEVEVEEEDEELLKSDLKKLIELEE from the exons ATGTTGAAAGGTGTCATGCAGAAAGTCAACCCGTTCAAGACCTCCACACAG GTGCCAAAGAGCGATCCTCAAAATGATTCTGCAGATCCACCAGAGACGGGAAAAGAACTTCAAGGCAAACAG AATCCAGGGATGATCGCAGGAATGATGCAGAAAGTCAACCCATTCAAATCCTCACAGCCAAAG GATACCCGACCTCTGCACAGTGACCTCTCCTCCAGCAGTGGAAGCTTAGCAGACAATAACAACTTGCCAGAGAAGCAG agCCCTGGGACGTTCAGAGGGATGATGCAGAAAGTAAACCCCTTTAGGTCTTACACACAG ATACCAGACGAGGAATGCCAGACAGACTCTGCTGTTTCCATTACAGCTTCCTCGTTTAACACGCAG GAAAACAAAGCTATTCACAGTGAGCACTCCACCAGCTCTGAAAGCTTGGACGACAGCACCATAGAGAGACAC TCTATTTGGTATACTGATGCTGACCCCAGCTGTGAGGTGAAAAGCCAGCCAACACAGGCCCCGAAGAAAAGAACTATG ACTTTCAGAATAAAGAGGATCCTGCCCGGTGCATTGTTTGGGTCGGGAACAAAG GACTCATCTGACGCGCTGCCCCAG gaAACAGTGGAGGTCCAGACGCTGGAGATGGCTGAGGTACCAGTGCCCAGTGAAGGAACAGTCCTGGACCCTCTAGAC GATGAGGAAGGCCTTTTAGCGTGGTGGAAAACAGTGGAGG gctgGGATGAGTGGAATGAGGCAAACCAGAATGATGAAGCTGAAGA AGTGGTGGAACAAGCAGCTGACCGTGTCTTCATGGCGGCTCGTCTTTTCGTTCGCTTTTTCAACCAGCGTGGCGCCTCGCTCCAGCAGCGGATCCTGGAGCTGCTCGATTTGGCTGATTCAGCGGACATTTTCCATAAGAAAACGGTCACGGCCAGTGTGGGCGGTGGGGTGGCCAGTGTTGCAGGGTCTATCACTACTATCACCGGCCTCATCCTGGCACCCTTCACGGCGGGGACGTCGCTCATCGTCACGGCCGTAGGCATCGGTGTAGCTACGGCAGGTGGGGTGGCATCTGCTTCAGCCAACATCACGGACACAGTCCATTCGAAGACGGACCGCAAGAAGGTGGAGAAGATGATCCAAGACTaccaggaggagatgaaggacaTCAAGGAGTGCCTGGAGTTTTTGCAG GAAGGGATGGAGACGCTTGAGGAGTGGAACTTTGAGAAGTATGCTGAGAGCATCTCGAAGAAGCACCTCAACCAGAACGTCAAACATGTAATGAAGGAGGGCGGCCGAGCCGGCAAGGCTTTAATGATCAACACCGAGAGCCTGATTAGTACCGTTCAGGTCCTCAGTGTTGCAGGGGGAGCGGCTAAAGCCGCCCAGGTGATGAGCGTTACCACTGGAGTTATGTCCGGTCTCTTCCTGGCTCTCGATGTCTTTTTCCTGGCGAAGGATTCCATGGAGCTCAAAAAAGGCGCGAAGACAGAGTTTGCTGCTAAGATCCGAGACGTTTGTAAGGACCTGCAGGACGGGCTGCTGGAGCTGAACAGCGTcaaggagcagctgcagaaaaccATGGATGGGATAGAGGTGGAGGTagaagaggaggacgaagagcTGCTAAAGTCGGATCTGAAGAAACTCATCGAGCTTGAAGAATGA